In one window of Maribacter dokdonensis DSW-8 DNA:
- a CDS encoding efflux RND transporter periplasmic adaptor subunit yields the protein MKKLPILLIAVIGLYSCGGEDQSVAEIISGQNLEAIRAKKNEITTQQKLIDAQLKSLDSAIAILGNEEKLPLVNTLTAKKEIFNHYLELQGDVSTKQNVLIYPEMAGTLQRVYVKEGDRVSKGQVLATIDDGGMSSQLNQLKTQASLAKTTFERQERLWNQNIGSEIQYLQAKTNYEAAENMVSQAQSQLGKSTIRAPFSGIIDNVIKDQGTVVAPGQGSEVFRIVNLSDMYIEVEVPEAYLGNVTKGKEALVYFPILGDSVVTKIRETGNFINPSNRSFEAEIPVPNKEGKIKPNLSAKVNINDYTSEDAILIPTSIISENAEGEQYVFVADEPNADGESVVKRTIITTGKTQGAAIEVLTGLNDGDHIIKEGARSVKDGQKVKIKK from the coding sequence ATGAAGAAATTACCTATTTTATTAATAGCCGTCATAGGCCTTTACTCATGTGGTGGTGAAGATCAATCGGTAGCTGAAATTATTTCGGGACAAAACCTTGAGGCCATAAGAGCCAAAAAAAATGAAATAACTACCCAGCAAAAACTGATAGATGCCCAACTAAAATCTTTGGACTCTGCAATTGCCATTTTGGGCAATGAAGAGAAGTTACCTTTAGTAAATACATTAACAGCCAAAAAGGAAATATTTAATCACTATCTGGAATTGCAAGGAGATGTAAGTACCAAACAGAATGTACTGATCTACCCAGAAATGGCAGGTACCTTACAAAGGGTATACGTTAAAGAAGGGGACCGTGTAAGCAAGGGACAAGTTCTTGCAACCATAGATGATGGCGGAATGTCAAGTCAATTAAACCAATTAAAAACACAGGCATCTTTAGCCAAAACTACTTTTGAACGTCAAGAACGTCTTTGGAATCAGAATATTGGATCGGAAATTCAGTACCTACAGGCAAAAACGAATTATGAAGCGGCCGAAAACATGGTATCACAAGCGCAAAGCCAGTTAGGCAAGTCTACGATCAGAGCTCCATTTTCAGGAATCATAGACAATGTAATTAAAGACCAAGGTACTGTGGTTGCACCAGGACAGGGATCTGAGGTATTTCGCATAGTTAACTTGTCTGATATGTATATTGAAGTAGAAGTACCAGAAGCTTATTTAGGCAATGTTACAAAAGGAAAGGAAGCTTTGGTCTATTTTCCTATACTAGGTGATAGCGTTGTTACTAAGATCAGGGAAACGGGTAATTTCATCAATCCGTCTAACCGTTCTTTTGAAGCTGAAATACCGGTACCGAACAAAGAAGGTAAAATTAAACCTAATCTTTCCGCAAAAGTGAACATTAATGATTACACCAGCGAAGATGCAATTTTGATACCAACAAGTATAATCTCTGAAAATGCAGAAGGGGAACAGTATGTATTTGTTGCAGATGAACCAAATGCAGATGGAGAATCGGTCGTAAAAAGAACCATAATCACCACAGGTAAAACCCAAGGTGCAGCTATAGAGGTCTTAACAGGATTGAACGACGGAGACCATATTATCAAAGAAGGCGCAAGAAGCGTCAAGGATGGTCAAAAAGTTAAAATTAAAAAATAA
- a CDS encoding efflux RND transporter permease subunit, producing MSKVKKNADKEFGLSSWSIDNPSVIYVMIAIFLWLGFSAYMAMPREDFPEIIETKIYISTPYPGNTAEDIEKLITDPLEDRLKNVSNVVEITSTSQEDYAILTVEFDEDITVEQAKQKVKDEVDSEKASEDWPTFNGAKVEPNVFDLNFSEEVPIMNINFTGDYPVEKLKEFAEYLQDEVEDLPEIKQADIRGAQDLEVEIGVDIYKMMAAKISFQDVINAISNGNMTMSAGNLKTVGQRRTIRILGEVEDPKELNNFVVKSENGAVYLKDIASVNFHAKDKTTYAREFGKNVVMLDVKKRAGRNAISAADKIKELVKKEEADYFPPDLNISIANDSSTRTLNQVDDLVNNIIFGIILVVTVLMFFLGFRNALFVGFAIPMSMFMSFVILSWLGYTLNTMILFGMIMGLGMLVDNGIVVVENVYRLMDEGLSRTEAAKKGIGEIAYPIIISTATTVAAFVPLGLWPGIFGQFMIYFPITLSVVLGSSLFVAIFMNSMLVSKFMSTDEKELTLKQLIRMSIILGVLGALILIFGGAMRGLGSVLILTGIMFWVYKYVIKGAAIQFQRKTMVRFENWYEKRLKHALRGSNVYWYFGITFFMLIGVFMLFGMSVGSGRTKIEFFPDNKPNEIYVYVEYPEGTSIEKTNEITKEVEDQVYAIMDDPKYKKNGENFMMASAVSVVGEGAGNPLTDGGSSAEMPHKGKVTVNFSEYKYREGLNTEDIRARVQAALQGIYPGVAISVEKDANGPPAGFPINIELEGSDYDELINTAEDIKNFINTKNIAGIEELKIDVNKGKPAMQVIVDREKAGELGVAVGQVGNQLRRSIFGEKAGVYKEDGEDYDINVRFNEDLRYNKSALFNQNIIFRDPSNGQIKEIPISAVAKEKNTSGFSAIKHRDGKRVVTIYSGLKPGFTDAGAIVAEIQREMESFDGTPSTVKIDYTGQLEEQAKQQAFLVGAFFSGLGLIMLILIFQFGGISKPLIIMIAIFLSFIGVFGGLMITGWSFVIMMTMMGIISLAGIVVNNGVVLLDYTQILIDRKKIRLDMDDSDLLTIEDATDSMIVGGKARLRPVILTAITTVLGLIPLAIGLNIDFFSLFSEFNPKIYMGGDNVIFWGPLAWTVIFGLLVATFLTLIIVPVLFNIVYRIKIKFRNWGSNSTDNNEQLESAA from the coding sequence ATGAGTAAAGTAAAAAAGAACGCCGATAAGGAATTCGGTCTTTCATCATGGTCCATAGATAACCCCTCGGTTATTTATGTCATGATCGCCATTTTTCTTTGGTTAGGTTTCAGTGCTTACATGGCTATGCCCAGAGAAGACTTTCCTGAAATCATAGAAACCAAAATTTATATTAGTACACCCTACCCTGGCAACACTGCCGAGGATATTGAAAAACTGATTACAGACCCTTTAGAAGATAGATTAAAGAACGTAAGTAATGTAGTAGAGATCACATCAACCTCTCAAGAAGATTACGCTATTTTAACCGTAGAATTCGATGAGGATATAACCGTAGAACAAGCCAAACAAAAGGTTAAGGACGAAGTTGATAGTGAAAAGGCTAGTGAAGACTGGCCAACGTTCAACGGAGCTAAGGTAGAACCAAATGTTTTCGATTTAAATTTCTCTGAAGAAGTTCCTATCATGAACATCAATTTTACGGGAGATTATCCTGTAGAAAAACTGAAGGAATTTGCAGAATACCTGCAAGATGAAGTTGAAGACCTACCAGAAATTAAACAGGCCGATATACGTGGTGCCCAAGATCTAGAAGTAGAAATTGGCGTGGACATATATAAGATGATGGCCGCTAAAATTAGTTTTCAAGATGTTATAAATGCCATTAGCAATGGTAATATGACAATGTCCGCTGGTAACCTGAAAACAGTTGGTCAAAGACGTACCATTCGTATTTTAGGCGAAGTAGAAGATCCAAAAGAATTGAACAATTTTGTGGTCAAGTCTGAGAATGGCGCCGTGTACCTTAAGGATATTGCATCCGTTAATTTTCATGCTAAGGATAAAACCACCTACGCCCGTGAGTTTGGCAAGAATGTAGTCATGCTCGATGTAAAGAAGAGAGCTGGTAGAAATGCGATATCTGCCGCAGACAAAATCAAAGAATTGGTCAAGAAGGAAGAAGCTGATTATTTTCCGCCAGATCTTAATATTTCTATTGCCAATGATTCTTCTACTAGAACTTTGAACCAGGTAGACGATTTAGTGAACAACATCATATTCGGGATCATTTTAGTTGTAACCGTTTTAATGTTTTTCTTAGGATTTAGAAATGCCCTATTCGTTGGTTTTGCCATACCTATGTCAATGTTCATGTCTTTCGTAATATTGTCATGGCTTGGTTATACGCTAAATACCATGATCTTATTTGGAATGATCATGGGGCTTGGCATGTTGGTAGATAACGGTATTGTAGTGGTAGAAAACGTTTACCGATTAATGGACGAAGGTCTTTCTAGAACCGAAGCTGCTAAAAAGGGTATTGGTGAAATAGCCTACCCCATTATCATTTCTACCGCAACAACAGTAGCGGCATTTGTACCGTTAGGATTATGGCCAGGTATTTTTGGGCAGTTTATGATTTATTTCCCTATCACACTTTCTGTTGTATTGGGATCCTCCTTGTTCGTTGCCATTTTCATGAACTCTATGTTGGTTTCTAAATTTATGAGTACCGATGAAAAAGAACTGACCCTAAAGCAGCTTATTCGTATGAGTATTATTTTGGGGGTATTGGGAGCTTTGATCTTAATATTTGGTGGTGCTATGAGAGGCTTAGGATCTGTATTGATCTTAACCGGTATCATGTTCTGGGTATACAAATATGTAATTAAAGGTGCTGCTATACAATTTCAGCGTAAAACCATGGTTCGTTTTGAAAATTGGTATGAAAAACGTCTAAAGCACGCCCTTAGAGGTAGTAATGTATACTGGTATTTTGGTATTACCTTTTTCATGTTGATCGGTGTATTTATGTTATTTGGCATGTCGGTTGGTAGTGGACGTACTAAAATTGAGTTTTTTCCGGACAACAAACCGAATGAAATCTATGTGTATGTAGAGTATCCTGAAGGAACCTCTATTGAAAAAACCAATGAAATCACCAAAGAGGTAGAAGATCAAGTATACGCCATAATGGATGACCCTAAGTACAAAAAGAACGGGGAAAACTTTATGATGGCCTCAGCGGTATCGGTCGTTGGTGAAGGTGCCGGTAACCCATTAACAGATGGTGGTTCTTCGGCAGAAATGCCACATAAGGGTAAAGTAACCGTAAACTTTAGTGAGTATAAATATAGGGAAGGTCTGAACACAGAAGACATCAGGGCTCGTGTACAAGCTGCATTACAAGGTATTTACCCTGGTGTTGCCATTTCCGTAGAAAAAGATGCCAATGGTCCGCCAGCTGGTTTCCCTATTAACATTGAGCTTGAGGGTAGCGATTATGATGAGCTCATTAATACTGCCGAAGACATTAAAAACTTCATCAACACCAAAAATATTGCAGGTATAGAGGAGTTAAAAATTGATGTGAACAAGGGCAAACCTGCCATGCAAGTAATAGTTGATCGTGAAAAAGCCGGTGAACTTGGTGTAGCCGTTGGTCAGGTAGGTAATCAATTAAGACGTTCCATTTTTGGTGAAAAAGCAGGCGTATATAAAGAAGATGGCGAAGATTATGACATCAACGTTAGATTCAACGAAGATCTTAGATATAATAAAAGTGCCTTATTCAATCAGAATATTATTTTTAGGGACCCATCTAACGGTCAAATCAAAGAAATACCAATTTCTGCCGTAGCCAAAGAGAAAAATACCTCGGGCTTTAGCGCCATTAAACATCGTGATGGTAAACGAGTAGTTACCATTTACTCCGGATTAAAACCTGGCTTTACAGATGCTGGTGCTATTGTAGCGGAAATACAAAGAGAAATGGAAAGTTTTGATGGTACTCCGTCAACCGTTAAAATAGATTACACCGGTCAACTGGAAGAACAAGCAAAACAACAAGCCTTCTTAGTAGGTGCCTTTTTCTCAGGATTAGGATTGATCATGCTTATTTTAATATTCCAATTTGGTGGCATTTCTAAACCATTGATCATTATGATCGCCATTTTCTTGAGTTTTATTGGTGTATTTGGAGGGTTAATGATCACCGGATGGTCTTTTGTTATTATGATGACCATGATGGGTATTATTTCGCTGGCAGGTATTGTTGTGAACAATGGAGTGGTACTCCTAGATTACACACAGATACTGATAGACCGTAAAAAGATTAGATTAGATATGGACGACAGCGACCTATTGACTATTGAAGATGCTACAGATTCTATGATCGTTGGTGGTAAGGCAAGATTAAGACCAGTAATTCTTACGGCAATTACAACAGTGCTTGGTCTGATCCCTTTGGCAATAGGACTAAATATAGATTTCTTTTCACTGTTCTCAGAATTTAACCCTAAGATCTATATGGGTGGAGACAACGTAATATTCTGGGGGCCATTAGCGTGGACGGTTATCTTTGGTTTATTAGTTGCCACTTTCTTAACCTTAATTATAGTACCGGTGTTATTCAATATTGTATACCGTATAAAAATAAAATTTAGAAACTGGGGAAGTAACAGTACAGATAACAATGAGCAATTGGAAAGTGCTGCTTAA
- a CDS encoding toxin-antitoxin system YwqK family antitoxin, whose product MKKILIIAVMALSFGAYAQIDPVFEKEGDKVKATYFHANGEKSQEGYFVNEKLDGQWKMFNEKGEKIAMGNYDSGVRTGKWLFWEGDVRSEVNFDNNRIASVSKASKKDPVVSNK is encoded by the coding sequence ATGAAAAAGATACTAATTATTGCCGTAATGGCATTGTCGTTTGGAGCATACGCTCAAATTGATCCAGTTTTTGAAAAAGAAGGAGATAAAGTAAAAGCTACATACTTTCATGCTAATGGAGAGAAATCCCAAGAAGGTTATTTTGTAAATGAAAAGCTAGATGGGCAATGGAAAATGTTCAATGAAAAGGGAGAGAAGATAGCCATGGGTAACTATGATAGCGGTGTTAGAACCGGTAAGTGGTTGTTTTGGGAAGGTGATGTAAGAAGTGAAGTTAATTTTGACAACAATAGAATTGCAAGTGTTTCTAAAGCAAGCAAAAAAGATCCTGTTGTAAGCAATAAGTAA
- the aspS gene encoding aspartate--tRNA ligase has protein sequence MYRSHSCGELRESHIGTTVTLSGWVSKTRDKGFVVWVDIRDRYGITQLVLDEDRTSKELLEQARNLGREFVIQIKGEVIERASKNANIPTGNIEVLVSELTILNESKTPPFTIENETDGGEDLRMKYRYLDIRRKPVQNNLIFRSKVTMEVRKFLSGEGFIEVETPYLIKSTPEGARDFVVPSRMNEGQFYALPQSPQTFKQLLMVGGLDKYFQIVKCFRDEDLRADRQPEFTQIDCEMAFVEQEDILNVFENLTKYLLKEVNGVEIDSFPRMTYDEAMSKYGNDKPDIRFGMEFGELNAVAQHKEFGVFNSAELVVGIAVPGAASYTRKELDALVNWVKRPQVGANGMVYVKCNEDGSFKSTVDKFYDQDDLAKWAEVTGAKSGDLICVLSGDANKTRTQLSALRMEMATRLGLRNPNEFAPLWVVDFPLLELDEETDHYHAMHHPFTSPKPGQLELLDTDPGAVRANAYDLVLNGNEIGGGSIRIHDKETQATMFKHLGFTPEEAKAQFGFLMDAFQYGAPPHGGLAFGLDRLVAILGGQETIRDFIAFPKNNSGRDVMIDAPAAIDDEQLKELNLKLDIQE, from the coding sequence ATGTATAGAAGCCATTCCTGCGGGGAATTAAGAGAATCACATATTGGTACCACAGTTACCCTTTCTGGGTGGGTTTCCAAAACAAGAGATAAAGGTTTTGTTGTTTGGGTAGATATTCGTGATCGCTATGGTATAACACAATTAGTGCTTGATGAAGATCGTACTTCTAAAGAATTATTGGAGCAAGCAAGAAACTTAGGTAGAGAGTTTGTTATTCAAATAAAAGGTGAGGTTATTGAAAGAGCATCAAAAAATGCAAACATTCCAACGGGGAATATAGAAGTTTTAGTTTCTGAATTAACCATTTTAAACGAATCTAAGACTCCGCCATTCACTATTGAGAACGAAACTGATGGTGGCGAAGACCTGCGAATGAAGTACAGGTATTTGGACATCCGTAGAAAACCGGTACAAAACAACCTTATTTTTAGAAGTAAGGTAACTATGGAAGTTCGAAAGTTTTTATCTGGCGAAGGCTTTATAGAAGTGGAAACTCCTTATTTAATAAAATCTACACCAGAAGGTGCAAGGGATTTCGTAGTACCTAGCCGTATGAACGAAGGGCAGTTCTATGCATTGCCACAATCGCCACAAACCTTTAAACAATTATTGATGGTTGGTGGTTTAGATAAATACTTTCAAATTGTAAAGTGTTTTAGGGATGAAGATTTACGTGCAGACAGGCAGCCAGAGTTTACACAGATAGATTGCGAAATGGCTTTTGTAGAGCAAGAAGATATTCTTAATGTATTTGAGAACTTAACCAAATACCTTTTAAAAGAAGTTAATGGTGTTGAAATAGACTCTTTCCCAAGAATGACCTATGATGAAGCCATGTCTAAATATGGGAACGACAAGCCAGATATTCGTTTTGGAATGGAGTTCGGGGAATTAAATGCTGTAGCACAACATAAAGAATTTGGTGTATTCAATTCCGCTGAATTGGTTGTGGGTATTGCGGTACCTGGTGCAGCATCTTACACTAGAAAAGAATTAGATGCCTTGGTAAATTGGGTAAAGCGCCCACAAGTTGGTGCTAATGGAATGGTGTACGTAAAATGTAATGAAGACGGAAGCTTTAAATCTACCGTAGATAAATTTTACGACCAAGACGATTTAGCAAAATGGGCAGAGGTAACTGGTGCTAAATCAGGAGACCTTATTTGCGTTCTTTCCGGCGACGCCAATAAAACAAGAACACAGTTAAGTGCGCTACGTATGGAAATGGCAACCAGATTAGGGTTGAGAAATCCAAACGAGTTTGCTCCATTATGGGTAGTTGATTTCCCATTATTGGAACTTGATGAAGAAACGGATCACTACCACGCCATGCACCACCCATTTACATCACCAAAACCAGGTCAATTAGAATTATTGGATACCGATCCAGGTGCTGTTCGCGCCAATGCTTATGATTTAGTATTGAATGGTAATGAAATAGGCGGTGGTTCTATTCGTATTCATGATAAAGAAACACAGGCAACCATGTTCAAGCACTTAGGTTTTACTCCCGAGGAGGCAAAAGCACAATTTGGATTCTTGATGGATGCCTTTCAGTACGGAGCACCACCACATGGCGGATTGGCATTTGGTTTAGATAGACTCGTAGCTATTTTAGGCGGACAGGAGACCATACGTGATTTCATTGCATTCCCTAAGAACAATAGTGGTAGAGATGTCATGATCGATGCGCCTGCAGCAATTGACGACGAACAATTAAAAGAATTGAACTTAAAGTTAGATATTCAAGAATAA
- a CDS encoding tetratricopeptide repeat protein: MEKLLKYCLSFLLLTSLSCKNKDFDEIPFEERKLMAKQLWDSEKSKHGFDRSFQGTPKAMTLLDNIIALDSTHAKALREISVPFLKRGIPHEWKLRFDKAVAHDPATWVPMRGYLYLSFYRDYEKAIADFNASDSLTTYLDYPQGHSVDYWRGIAYLGAKDYDNSVAYWDKHITKETEDSGEDWVELEAFLYRGIAYYESDNKEKANENFDKVIQYFTNSADAKYYKAKLLWNEGDKKTALNMINDAIVDFNNGYFNSHNYVEVLKQIYLEDLEELKSKIIASN; this comes from the coding sequence ATGGAAAAATTACTGAAATATTGCCTTAGTTTTTTACTATTGACATCATTAAGCTGTAAGAATAAAGATTTTGATGAAATTCCTTTTGAAGAGCGAAAATTAATGGCAAAGCAACTATGGGATAGCGAAAAGAGTAAACATGGTTTTGATCGTAGTTTTCAAGGAACACCTAAAGCGATGACTCTTTTAGATAACATTATAGCTTTAGATAGTACCCATGCAAAAGCATTAAGAGAGATTTCCGTTCCTTTTCTAAAAAGAGGAATTCCACACGAATGGAAACTAAGGTTTGACAAAGCGGTTGCACATGACCCAGCTACTTGGGTTCCAATGCGAGGTTACCTCTACCTATCGTTCTACCGAGATTATGAAAAAGCCATTGCAGATTTCAACGCATCAGATTCTTTAACCACATATTTAGATTACCCACAGGGGCATAGTGTAGATTATTGGCGTGGCATTGCATATTTAGGCGCAAAAGACTATGATAACTCTGTTGCTTATTGGGATAAACATATCACCAAAGAAACTGAAGATTCTGGTGAAGATTGGGTAGAATTAGAGGCGTTTCTTTATAGAGGTATAGCCTATTACGAATCGGATAACAAAGAAAAAGCAAATGAGAATTTTGACAAAGTAATTCAATATTTCACCAACTCTGCAGATGCTAAGTATTACAAGGCGAAGCTATTATGGAACGAAGGTGATAAAAAAACAGCTTTGAATATGATAAATGATGCCATTGTAGATTTCAACAATGGATACTTTAACAGCCATAATTATGTTGAGGTTTTAAAACAAATTTATCTCGAAGATTTAGAAGAACTTAAATCAAAAATCATTGCAAGTAATTAA
- a CDS encoding chloride channel protein, with protein sequence MPIQTNNFLRRIYKWRYKNISQKTFIYILSVVVGLLAGLASVTLKNITYFIEASLEKGIIFSSNQLYFILPIVGLTLVFLYVKYVHKEKLKHAVSSILFSLSKNKGHIDVKQVYTQLIIAPLTVGFGGSVGLLGPAVATGAAISSNLGRLFHINSKTRSLLIACASAGAISSIFQSPIAAIIFAVEVFSLDLTMISMLPLLLASISGVLTSYFFMGNEVLFNFSINEPFQVKDTLFYIVLGVGTAIASIYFTKMYFGIINLFKPLKSPKYRLLVGGLAIGIMLYFIPPLYGEGFSFINDLLKGDHINALGKTPFDAYIDNIWIVIALLFGITIFKAVAMTTTLAAGGAGGIFIPTMVMGSALGNVVAKLINNSGLGFSVSESNFTLIGMAGLIAGVQHAPLTAIFLIAEITGGYALFVPLMITASISYIITKNTVDYTIYTRELAESGELLTHNKDQAVLTLMDLDTVIETNFKTVHPEMTLGEMLHDSVAKSTRNIFPVVDAHQKFLGIILLDDIREFMFDTKLYNTTKVETFTHKAPDHIYYGIDTMQIVMQKFQDSGAWNLPVVKNGKYMGFVSKSKLLTAYRRELIRFTK encoded by the coding sequence ATGCCCATACAAACAAACAATTTCTTAAGGCGTATTTATAAGTGGAGATATAAGAACATCTCACAAAAGACCTTTATTTACATTTTAAGTGTTGTTGTTGGCTTATTGGCCGGTTTAGCATCGGTAACACTTAAGAATATTACTTATTTTATTGAGGCATCCTTAGAGAAAGGAATTATTTTCTCTAGCAATCAATTATATTTCATTTTACCAATCGTAGGTTTAACCTTGGTGTTTCTCTACGTAAAATATGTCCACAAAGAGAAGTTGAAACATGCGGTTTCTTCCATTCTTTTCTCCTTATCAAAAAACAAAGGTCATATAGATGTTAAACAAGTATACACTCAATTGATCATTGCACCTTTAACCGTTGGTTTTGGTGGTTCGGTGGGGTTATTAGGTCCTGCAGTGGCAACCGGCGCTGCAATAAGTTCTAACCTTGGCCGATTGTTTCATATCAACTCTAAGACAAGGTCCTTACTAATTGCCTGTGCATCGGCCGGTGCAATATCATCTATTTTTCAATCGCCCATTGCGGCTATTATTTTTGCGGTAGAAGTATTTAGCCTAGATCTTACGATGATATCAATGTTACCATTATTACTGGCATCCATAAGTGGCGTACTTACCTCCTACTTCTTTATGGGCAATGAAGTATTGTTCAATTTCTCGATCAATGAACCGTTCCAAGTAAAAGACACCCTATTCTACATCGTTTTAGGCGTTGGTACCGCCATTGCATCGATCTATTTTACTAAAATGTATTTTGGCATTATCAACTTGTTTAAACCATTAAAGAGTCCAAAGTACAGACTTTTAGTAGGCGGTTTGGCTATTGGAATTATGCTTTATTTTATACCTCCGTTATATGGTGAAGGTTTTTCCTTTATAAACGACTTGCTAAAAGGAGACCATATTAATGCCTTGGGAAAAACCCCTTTTGACGCTTACATTGATAATATTTGGATCGTTATTGCATTACTGTTCGGTATCACCATTTTTAAAGCAGTAGCAATGACCACCACGTTAGCGGCAGGTGGGGCCGGTGGAATTTTCATTCCCACCATGGTCATGGGCAGCGCTTTAGGAAATGTAGTAGCTAAACTGATCAACAATTCAGGCTTGGGCTTTTCGGTATCGGAAAGTAATTTCACCTTAATAGGCATGGCAGGCTTAATTGCCGGTGTACAACATGCACCCTTAACGGCTATTTTCCTTATTGCAGAAATAACTGGTGGTTATGCCTTGTTTGTTCCGTTAATGATTACTGCATCAATCTCATACATTATTACAAAAAACACGGTAGATTACACTATTTACACCAGAGAGCTGGCAGAAAGTGGTGAACTATTGACCCATAACAAAGATCAAGCCGTACTTACCCTTATGGATCTAGACACCGTGATAGAGACCAATTTCAAAACGGTACATCCAGAAATGACATTGGGGGAAATGTTACATGATTCCGTTGCAAAATCTACCCGAAATATATTCCCCGTGGTTGATGCCCATCAAAAATTTTTAGGTATTATCCTATTGGACGATATTAGGGAGTTCATGTTCGATACTAAACTGTACAACACTACAAAAGTAGAAACCTTTACGCATAAAGCACCGGACCATATTTATTACGGCATTGATACCATGCAGATCGTAATGCAAAAATTTCAGGATAGTGGGGCGTGGAATTTACCCGTTGTAAAAAATGGAAAATACATGGGTTTTGTATCCAAATCTAAACTATTGACCGCCTACAGAAGAGAATTAATAAGATTTACCAAATAA
- a CDS encoding cold-shock protein, protein MIGTVKFYNESKGYGFITNEETGKDIFVHATALHGTEIREGDRVSYEEEEGRKGTVAGQVQVL, encoded by the coding sequence ATGATTGGTACCGTCAAATTTTACAACGAATCTAAAGGTTATGGGTTTATAACCAATGAAGAAACTGGAAAAGATATTTTTGTTCATGCCACCGCATTACATGGCACTGAAATTAGAGAAGGTGATAGAGTGAGCTATGAAGAAGAAGAAGGAAGAAAAGGTACGGTTGCCGGACAAGTTCAGGTACTATAA
- a CDS encoding nucleoside deaminase, translated as MVLPYDDTYFMKRALQEAEYALEAGEVPVGAVIVVQDRIIARAHNLTEKLNDVTAHAEMQAITSAANFLGGKYLKDCTLYVTLEPCQMCAGALYWSQIGRIVYGAKDIERGCGAMGTTLHPKTKIIGGILEVESASLLQEFFAKKRK; from the coding sequence ATGGTTTTACCTTACGATGATACTTATTTTATGAAAAGAGCCCTTCAAGAGGCCGAATATGCTCTTGAAGCTGGTGAAGTGCCCGTAGGTGCTGTAATTGTGGTGCAAGATAGAATTATTGCCAGAGCACATAATCTCACTGAAAAATTAAACGATGTTACTGCACATGCGGAAATGCAGGCAATAACATCTGCCGCTAATTTTCTTGGGGGAAAATACTTGAAAGATTGTACTTTATATGTAACCTTAGAGCCATGCCAAATGTGTGCAGGAGCCCTATATTGGAGCCAGATAGGTAGAATAGTTTATGGGGCTAAAGATATAGAGCGTGGTTGTGGTGCAATGGGTACTACCTTACACCCCAAAACCAAGATCATAGGTGGTATTTTAGAGGTGGAGTCGGCTAGTTTGTTGCAAGAGTTCTTTGCTAAAAAGAGAAAGTAA